In Cuculus canorus isolate bCucCan1 chromosome 9, bCucCan1.pri, whole genome shotgun sequence, the following are encoded in one genomic region:
- the CLRN1 gene encoding clarin-1, with product MPAQQKKIIFCVAGVLSLACALGTAAAIGTQLWVKGTILCKTGALLVNATGQELEKFIGKIQYGLFYGERVRQCGLGGRPFQFSFFPDLLKIIPASIHVSVILFCTVLIIFALVGAGFFMFNAFGSPYETLHGPVGLYLWSFITCCCGCLIMILFSSEVKIHHLSEKIANFKEGSFAFKIHSEQFANSFWVVLVCSLVQFLNALLIRFAGFEFPFSKPKGSETTTGAVDLMY from the exons ATGCCagctcagcagaagaaaatcatcTTTTGCGTAGCTGGGGTGCTGAGCCTTGCCTGCGCGCTGGGGACGGCAGCAGCCATCGGCACGCAGCTCTGGGTCAAGGGGACGATCCTCTGCAAGACTGGAGCCCTGCTCGTCAACGCCACCggccaggagctggagaagtTTATTGGCAAAATCCAGTACGGGCTTTTCTACGGCGAACGCGTGAGACAGTGCGGGCTCGGGGGGAGACCTTTCCAGTTTTCAT TTTTTCCAGACTTGCTCAAAATTATCCCCGCAAGTATCCACGTCAGTGTCATTCTCTTCTGTACAGTACTGATCATCTTTGCTCTGGTGGGAGCAGGTTTCTTCATGTTCAATGCTTTTGGCAGCCCTTACGAAACCCTGCACGGTCCTGTTGGGTTGTACCTCTGGAGCTTCATCACCT GTTGCTGCGGTTGCCTCATCATGATCCTCTTCTCTTCAGAGGTGAAGATCCATCACCTTTCAGAGAAAATCGCTAATTTCAAAGAGGGAAGTTTTGCGTTCAAGATTCACAGTGAACAGTTTGCAAATTCATTCTGGGTTGTCCTGGTTTGCTCCCTGGTGCAGTTCCTGAATGCCTTGTTGATACGATTTGCTGGATTTGAATTTCCCTTTTCAAAGCCAAAAGGTTCAGAGACAACCACTGGAGCAGTTGACCTGATGTACTAA
- the MINDY4B gene encoding inactive ubiquitin carboxyl-terminal hydrolase MINDY-4B, giving the protein MGDREAEDTVPQTHLEEITGKISDLNKWREIFGFHGLEISNTTHQHGEGSAGDGPSGAGEPVGLQSVPLSAVPRALLLSPATGGKPISLEMAMGLRKLLFGNVFQLFSCEWTRAYFKFREPYSDLAYALEAEKGGTRAILMVVQAHIIKYLLFIRNTEYSHLERLSRIGCRGQAEALAAALADTLWAAGGGRRAVISLLTAALHVLPSGDYKADNFTERIQLFEFCEKGAAQEFISDHINCFKGEGSHGVILFLYSLLFSRTLERVQEDLHGTVTPLLQFSCGNITCAQALLSLLLTGRANPRHINGGQEPGCGDGVTQAWRCPVGYLRWDRARVEQKVCRGLGTPLLPVWLCSLAGRHGVLFSTDSLLLSDWKRERVFSLYFYSGQRKQMETAPLRIDTHSHHWEENRGEDPSSPGKRRPPIEMAIRTKWAGATVSWNGTDPFF; this is encoded by the exons ATGGGTGACCGGGAGGCTGAGGACACGGTGCCACAGACGCACCTCGAGGAGATCACCGGCAAAATTTCAGATCTAAACAAATGGAGAGAAATTTTTGGGTTTCATGG TTTGGAAATCAGCAATACAACCCATCAG CACGGCGAGGGCAGCGCGGGCGATGGACCCTCTGGAGCTGGAGAGCCCGTGGGGCTGCAGTCGGTGCCCCTCTCCGCCGTGCCCAGAgccctcctgctttctccagcCACAGGTGGCAAGCCCATCTCCTTGGAAATGGCAATG GGGCTGCGAAAGCTGCTGTTTGGAAACGTGTTCCAACTCTTCAGCTGCGAGTGGACAAGAGCCTACTTCAAGTTTCGCGAGCCATACTCTGACCTGGCCTATGCTTTGGAGGCAGAAAAG GGAGGAACAAGAGCCATTCTGATGGTTGTACAAGCACACATCATTAAATACCTGCTCTTCAtaagaaacacagaatattCTCACCTGGAAAG GCTGAGCAGGATCGGCTGCCGGGGGCAAGCGGAGGCgctggcagcagccctggcagacaccctgtgggcagcaggaggaggcaggagagctgtCATCTCCCTGCTCACCGCAGCCCTCCACGTCCTGCCAAGCGGAGACTACAAAGCCGAcaacttcacagaaagg ATCCAGCTGTTTGAGTTCTGTGAGAAAGGAGCAGCTCAGGAGTTCATCTCTGACCACATAAACTGT ttcAAAGGTGAAGGGAGTCATGGCGTGATCCTATTTTTATACAGTTTACTTTTCTCGAGGACACTGGAAAg GGTCCAAGAAGATCTACACGGCACCGTGACTCCTCTGTTACAGTTCAGTTGTGGTAACATCACGTGCGCACAG GCTTtgctcagcctcctcctcaccGGCCGAGCCAACCCACGCCACATCAATGGTGGCCAGGAGCCAGGGTGTGGCGATGGGGTCACCCAGGCGTGGCGGTGCCCGGTGGGCTACCTGCGGTGGGACCGGGCACGGGTGGAGCAGAAG GTGTGCCGCGGGCTGGGGACGCCCCTGCTGCCCGTCTGGCTCTGCAGCCTCGCCGGGAGGCACGGCGTGCTCTTCAGCACCGACAGCCTGCTCCTCTCCgactggaaaagagagagagttttCAGCCTGTACTTCTACAGCGGGCAGAGGAAGCAGATGGAAACAGCCCCTCTAAGGATAG ACACGCACTCGCATCACTGGGAGGAGAACAGAGGTGAAGACCCGAGCAGCCCAGGGAAGAGACGGCCGCCCATAGAGATGGCAATCAGGACCAAGTGGGCAGGCGCGACTGTCAGCTGGAACGGGACAGACCCCTTCTTCTGA